The genomic segment AAATCTTAACTATCTCTTTATGAGAAGTATCTTCTCGTACATAGGGATACAAAAACAATAGGCTTTCAAAACCAAGATAGGCATAATAACCGGGTAAAACTGCTTTTAAAATCAGCTTTAAACCCGCTCCTCCTACTGGCATTAGAAGCAGATCATCTCGATATAATATAAAAGGAACTAAAAATAAAGGAAGTACAGGCACAACAATCCACAGAATTGTCTGATGAAAACGCCCCAGAACTTTTATTCCATTTCGGGTTAAATAATATAGTAACCCCAGAGTAGAGATCATGATAATCTCTATTGGAGTTTTAGGCAAAAACCAGACCGACCCAAGATCGGCTAGAGTTCGAATCGCAATAGAAGAGTAAGCCAAATAGAAGAAAAAAATCATTAATCCAGGTATTTTACCCAAATATTTTCCCAAAACCAGTTCACTAATTTGAATAAAAGTTTTATCAGGGAAATATTTCATTAAAAATAATATTATATTTACAGTGATAAAGGACAATAATCCACCTAAAAGTGTAGAGATCCACCCATCCTGAAGAGCAATTTCTGTAACAAATCTGGTTAGATCAATTAAACCTGTTCCACCCACTCCGACAACTAAAATAGCAAATAACTGTTTAGTAGACAAAACCTTTCTACTCTTCCCTCTATTCATCTTCTCGATCCCCCTTCTGACCTGTCATTCTATCCACATCCTCCGGTTCCGGCGTAGATGAGCGAGTCTTCATCATCCAGAGAGGTAGTCGTAAGATGAGATCTTTAACATCATTCCATCTAAAAGGCGCAGCACCAGCCAGATAGGGTTCTCCAAACGACTCCAAAGTACAGAGATGAATCAAAAGCCAGATCCAAACCATAGCGATTCCAAATGCCCCAAAAGTTCCTGCCGCAAAAATCATGGGAAACCGCATAAAGCGGATGGAGTAAGAAGTACTAAATTGTGGAACTATATAAGCTGAAATAGAAGAAATAGCCACAATAATTATCAAAATAGGACTGGCAAGTTTGGCCTGAACTGCAGATTGTCCAATAACCAAAGCACCAACAATACCAATAATTTGACCGATACTACCAGGAAGTCGTATACTGGCCTCCCGTATTAATTCAATAATCGACTCCATAAAGATAGCTTCCATGATAGTAGGAAAAGGCACCCCTACCCTCGATTTGGCAACTGAAAGAATAATATCACTGGGTATAAGATATGGATGAAAGGCCACTAAAGCTACATAGAGAGAAGTTGCCGTCATAGCTGTTAAAAAACTAACTAAACGTACAATCCTTAGTGCACTTCCAAAGATGGCCCGTTCATAATAGTCTTCTGGGGATTGATAAAATTGGATAAAGACCCCCGGTACAATTGTAACCTGTGGGGTACCATCAACGATTATAGCCACTTTTCCCTCTAATAAGTTTCCTGCCACCCGGTCGGGACGTTCTGTAATTATAATCTGTGGGAATGGCGAATATATATTGTCTTCTATAAATTCTTCCAAATGACCGCTCTCAAAAACCCCATCTATATTAACAGTTTTAAGTCGTTTTTCTACCTCTTCTATCAATTCATCTTTGGCAATCCCCTGAATATACATAATAGCTACATCAGTATTGGTTTTCTTTCCTAGTTGAACCATCTTCAATTTCAGATTTGGATCCTTAATTCTCCGCCGTATTAAAGCAGTATTAAAACGTAAAGTTTCCACAAAACCTTCTCTAGAACCCCGGATAATACTTTCAGCTTCGGGTTCCTGTACATTCCTGGCCTCCCAGCCACGGCTATTAATAATTAAAGCTAAATCACATTTTTCCAATAAAAGAATGACTTCTCCAGATAAAACCCCATTAATCAATTTATACATATCACGTTCTTCTTTAACCTCACCTACAAAAAGGTCTAAATTTTTTAGACGTTTTAATCTTTCAATAGGAGTAAGTTCATCAGAATAATTTTCTTTTTTAATTTTCATAATGGAATGAAGGATATGATTGTTCAAGGTTACCCTATCTACCAATCCATCCAAATAAATGATCGTAGCAGCCACTGGTTTGTCCATATTAAGTTTAAGTTCGCGGAAGATAACATCAGAACAGTCCTGAAAAACTTTTTTCATCCGGCAGAGATTATCTTTATAATTTTCTGTAAGAAAACTTTCTCCTTCAACGATATATGTATCAGCAACAAGCCCTTTATCAGGCTGAAATCTCTTTTTGATCCTTCTTAAAAAATTCCTGAACATAACCCCACCTCCTACTTTTCAGCTTTCCCATTTTTGAGTCATACATAACCGGTAAAGATTACCTGTAATCTGGCAGGGGCTGAGTGGTTAAAACTAATTCCGTTTTACATTCTTCTTTGCTAAATCATATATAATTTTACTGCAAAAAGCTAATTTTTCGCTTCTTGAGAAATTTTTAGAATCATCTAAAGCTCGATTTCCGTCGAAATAAGGCTTCCTAATTAAAGGGCCATCCTGGCCCTTGATTAGCTCATCACATCCTTTAATGAGGCCTTATTTCGTCGGAAATCTCACTAAGATGATTTGGCAAAAAATTTCTATGTCGCTCAAAATTAGCTTTTTTGCAGTATAATCATGAATTTATTCTAAAAAAATCCTAAAGCGG from the Anoxybacter fermentans genome contains:
- a CDS encoding GerAB/ArcD/ProY family transporter produces the protein MNRGKSRKVLSTKQLFAILVVGVGGTGLIDLTRFVTEIALQDGWISTLLGGLLSFITVNIILFLMKYFPDKTFIQISELVLGKYLGKIPGLMIFFFYLAYSSIAIRTLADLGSVWFLPKTPIEIIMISTLGLLYYLTRNGIKVLGRFHQTILWIVVPVLPLFLVPFILYRDDLLLMPVGGAGLKLILKAVLPGYYAYLGFESLLFLYPYVREDTSHKEIVKISNFAVLIIVLLKTFVVFSNIAVFGHIEIGFFLYPLLQYFKMLTFPVIERVEFFLMYFLIFIIFSSIALFYYMANLSIEQILKIEGYKNTGLFLAIPIYFLTIVPQNAGEVFKYVELMGYIGNSVIWSAIAIVFGVAIIRRKVNNNENY
- a CDS encoding spore germination protein; amino-acid sequence: MFRNFLRRIKKRFQPDKGLVADTYIVEGESFLTENYKDNLCRMKKVFQDCSDVIFRELKLNMDKPVAATIIYLDGLVDRVTLNNHILHSIMKIKKENYSDELTPIERLKRLKNLDLFVGEVKEERDMYKLINGVLSGEVILLLEKCDLALIINSRGWEARNVQEPEAESIIRGSREGFVETLRFNTALIRRRIKDPNLKLKMVQLGKKTNTDVAIMYIQGIAKDELIEEVEKRLKTVNIDGVFESGHLEEFIEDNIYSPFPQIIITERPDRVAGNLLEGKVAIIVDGTPQVTIVPGVFIQFYQSPEDYYERAIFGSALRIVRLVSFLTAMTATSLYVALVAFHPYLIPSDIILSVAKSRVGVPFPTIMEAIFMESIIELIREASIRLPGSIGQIIGIVGALVIGQSAVQAKLASPILIIIVAISSISAYIVPQFSTSYSIRFMRFPMIFAAGTFGAFGIAMVWIWLLIHLCTLESFGEPYLAGAAPFRWNDVKDLILRLPLWMMKTRSSTPEPEDVDRMTGQKGDREDE